TTAACGGGAAGCTGTTTCCCTACCTGCACGGTTTCACGCAGAAGGCCACCGGGCCGAATACGCTCGAATACAAAGTCGGGCAGATTTTCGGCGAGATCAAGAACAAGATCCAGTCCGGTTACAACCTGCGGGAAATCATCGATCACATCGACGAGCTGCGGTTCCGCTCGCAGACCGAGAAGCACGAGCTCTCGCATCTCTACGAAGCCAAGATCCGCAACATGGGCAACGCCGGCCGCAACGGCGGCGAGTATTACACGCCGCGGCCGTTGATTCGCGCGATCATCCAGGTGGTGAAGCCCACGATCGGCGAGCGGATCTACGACGGCGCCGTCGGCTCGGCCGGCTTTTTGTGCGAGTCGTACGAGTACCTGACTAACGAAAAGGAGCGGAAGCACAAGCTCACGACGAAGGACTGGAAAACGCTCCAGGAGAAGACCTTCTACGGCAAAGAGAAGAAGTCGCTGGCCTACGTGATTGCGATCATGAACATGATCCTGCACGGCATCGAGGCCCCGAACATCATCCACACGAACACGCTCACCGAGAACCTGGCGGATATCCAGGAGAAGGACCGGTACGACGTCGTGCTGGCCAATCCGCCGTTTGGGGGCGGCGAGCGGAAGGAAGTCCAGCAGAACTTTCCGATCCGCACCGGCGAGACCGCGTTCCTGTTCTTGCAGCACTTCATCAAGATTCTGAAAGCCGGCGGCCGCGGCGGCGTGGTCATCAAAAACACGTTTCTCTCCAACACCGACAACGCCTCGGTCAGCCTGCGCAAGCTGCTCCTGGAAAGCTGCAACCTGTACGCCGTGCTCGATTGCCCCAGCGGCACGTTCCAGGGCGCGGGCGTGAAGACTGTGGTGCTGTTCTTCGAGAAGGGCGCGCCGACCCGCAAGATCTGGTACTACCAACTCGACCCCGGCCGCAGCCTCGGCAAAACCAACCCGCTCAACGACGACGACCTGACCGAATTCGTGGAGTTGCAACAGACGAACGCCGACTCGCCAAAATCATGGACGGTCG
The sequence above is drawn from the Planctomycetia bacterium genome and encodes:
- a CDS encoding N-6 DNA methylase; translation: MFEQAFKNIDDVLRREAGCTTELDYTEQTSWLLFLKYLDGLEQDRSDEAALHGKKYGYILDKPYRWESWAAPKGKDGQIDHNQAQTGDDLRDFVNGKLFPYLHGFTQKATGPNTLEYKVGQIFGEIKNKIQSGYNLREIIDHIDELRFRSQTEKHELSHLYEAKIRNMGNAGRNGGEYYTPRPLIRAIIQVVKPTIGERIYDGAVGSAGFLCESYEYLTNEKERKHKLTTKDWKTLQEKTFYGKEKKSLAYVIAIMNMILHGIEAPNIIHTNTLTENLADIQEKDRYDVVLANPPFGGGERKEVQQNFPIRTGETAFLFLQHFIKILKAGGRGGVVIKNTFLSNTDNASVSLRKLLLESCNLYAVLDCPSGTFQGAGVKTVVLFFEKGAPTRKIWYYQLDPGRSLGKTNPLNDDDLTEFVELQQTNADSPKSWTVDAKTIDPTTFDLSAKNPDGGEEVIHRTPEAIIDEIAALDAESALVLAGIRGLL